The following proteins are co-located in the Bradyrhizobium sp. AZCC 2176 genome:
- a CDS encoding class I adenylate-forming enzyme family protein — translation MTQPTASPTLDTLFKRNLARKPDALALVDPLNKQRITGQPPKRLTFAQADRMISSLAAHFIESGLPSNSVIAVQLPNTIEFALTVLAAFRAGLVVAVLPLLWRQSELTMTLNRTAARAIVTTGKVDGVVYSDIAMNAAAEAFSIRHVCGFGSDLPEGMASLDNAIFRESLTTRPVIQDGRKAALISFDVTSDGFRPVPRAHLGLIAGGLAMSLESDVPQGATVLSAFSPMSFAGLASSLAVWLLSGGTLVLHHPFDEEVLEEQINEQACDTLIAPAQLALRLDEMDLAARMPSLRNVIGLWRTPEQVGSSACWSAQQATLTDVYLFGEAGLFGARRIAEDGSPALIKPGPHGAPRELPGSSIAGEVLLTPRGTLGLRGPMVPVAAYAPPPPPSDSLIASPPRDYVDTDYAARLDRATGTINVTAPPSGVMTVGGYRFLAQDLQEWARRLGQGALLTALPDRLSGHRLAGRALDNARARDALTELGLNPLMVEAFRDRSSAA, via the coding sequence GTGACCCAGCCCACCGCCTCGCCAACGCTCGATACGTTGTTCAAACGGAACCTGGCGCGGAAGCCGGATGCGCTGGCGCTGGTCGATCCGCTCAACAAGCAGCGCATCACCGGCCAGCCGCCGAAGCGTCTCACCTTCGCGCAGGCCGACCGCATGATCTCGTCGCTGGCCGCGCACTTCATCGAATCCGGCCTGCCATCCAATTCGGTGATAGCGGTTCAACTGCCCAACACCATCGAATTCGCGCTCACCGTGCTTGCCGCCTTCCGCGCCGGCCTTGTCGTCGCGGTGTTGCCGCTGCTCTGGCGGCAGTCGGAATTGACCATGACGCTCAACCGCACTGCCGCGCGGGCGATCGTGACCACGGGCAAGGTCGACGGCGTGGTCTATTCGGACATCGCCATGAACGCCGCCGCCGAAGCGTTCTCGATCCGCCATGTCTGCGGCTTCGGCAGCGACCTGCCCGAAGGCATGGCCTCACTCGACAACGCGATTTTCCGGGAATCCCTGACCACGCGTCCCGTGATCCAGGACGGCCGCAAGGCGGCGCTGATTTCCTTCGACGTCACCTCGGACGGCTTCCGGCCGGTCCCCCGCGCCCATCTCGGCCTGATTGCCGGCGGCCTTGCGATGTCGCTCGAAAGCGACGTGCCGCAGGGCGCAACCGTCCTGTCGGCGTTCTCGCCGATGTCGTTTGCCGGCCTCGCCTCGTCGCTGGCGGTCTGGCTGCTGTCGGGCGGAACGCTGGTGCTGCACCATCCGTTCGACGAGGAGGTGCTGGAGGAGCAGATCAACGAGCAGGCCTGCGACACGCTGATCGCGCCTGCTCAATTGGCGTTGCGGCTGGACGAAATGGACCTCGCCGCGCGGATGCCAAGCCTGCGCAACGTCATCGGCCTGTGGCGCACGCCCGAACAGGTCGGCTCCAGCGCATGCTGGTCCGCGCAACAGGCGACGCTGACCGATGTCTATCTGTTCGGCGAGGCCGGATTGTTCGGCGCCCGCCGGATCGCGGAGGACGGCTCGCCGGCCCTGATCAAGCCCGGCCCCCACGGCGCGCCGCGCGAATTGCCGGGATCGTCGATCGCAGGCGAGGTGCTGCTGACGCCACGCGGCACGCTGGGACTGCGCGGGCCGATGGTGCCGGTTGCGGCCTATGCGCCGCCTCCGCCGCCGAGTGACTCCCTGATCGCCTCGCCGCCGCGCGACTACGTCGATACGGATTACGCGGCGCGGCTGGACCGCGCGACTGGCACGATCAATGTCACCGCGCCACCGTCCGGCGTCATGACTGTCGGCGGCTACCGGTTCCTGGCGCAGGACCTGCAGGAGTGGGCGCGGCGGCTCGGCCAGGGCGCGCTCCTGACCGCGCTGCCCGACCGCCTCAGCGGCCACCGGCTCGCCGGCCGCGCGCTCGACAACGCGCGCGCCCGGGACGCGCTGACAGAACTTGGTCTTAACCCATTGATGGTGGAAGCATTTCGCGACCGGAGCAGTGCGGCCTGA